Proteins co-encoded in one Macrobrachium nipponense isolate FS-2020 chromosome 24, ASM1510439v2, whole genome shotgun sequence genomic window:
- the LOC135204327 gene encoding glycine, alanine and asparagine-rich protein-like has translation MLKTTYILFLAVGVALAGDQETTAKDKRGVHGGYGGGGGGGGGGGGYGGGGGGYGGGGGSYLVVGGGSYGGGHGPTASDVANQAAAQATSALAALGTVAHGAAASAAAGAAAAASAASQTAIAAAANRQAQAAQITQAAQGAQAAAFQEASLAGKANIAEQAARVAASMARGLLSNLGQVSGETNALAGQAASSLAAQEAVLESQNAMAWSAQQAANSLHQQQAVVISDLQSAVGAAGQAQGAAAKALAKAKGANSGGFGGYGGGFGGGYGGYH, from the exons ATGTTGAAAACTACTTACATTCTCTTTCTTGCAGTTG GAGTGGCGTTAGCTGGTGACCAGGAAACAACAGCAAAG GATAAAAGAGGAGTACATGGTGGCtatggaggtggaggaggaggaggaggaggaggaggaggttatggAGGCGGAGGTGGTGGctatgggggaggaggaggcagctACCTGGTAGTAGGCGGAGGCAGCTATGGCGGAGGACACGGCCCGACGGCCTCCGACGTAGCCAACCAAGCGGCTGCACAAGCCACGTCTGCCCTCGCTGCCCTTGGAACCGTCGCTCACGGAGCTGCCGCCAGTGCTGCTGCAGGGGCTGCGGCTGCCGCCTCTGCTGCGTCCCAAACTGCCATAGCTGCCGCCGCTAACCGCCAGGCCCAGGCTGCCCAGATCACGCAGGCTGCCCAGGGAGCCCAGGCAGCTGCGTTCCAAGAAGCCTCTCTGGCCGGAAAGGCCAACATCGCCGAGCAGGCAGCTAGAGTGGCAGCCTCCATGGCCCGTGGTCTCCTGAGCAACTTGGGGCAAGTCTCCGGCGAGACCAACGCGTTGGCAGGACAGGCAGCCAGCAGCCTGGCTGCCCAGGAAGCAGTCCTGGAGTCCCAGAATGCCATGGCATGGTCGGCTCAACAGGCAGCAAACTCCCTCCACCAGCAGCAGGCTGTGGTCATCAGCGACCTGCAATCAGCTGTTGGAGCCGCTGGACAAGCGCAGGGTGCAGCCGCCAAGGCCTTGGCTAAGGCTAAGGGGGCCAACAGCGGAGGGTTTGGGGGTTACGGAGGAGGTTTTGGTGGGGGTTATGGAGGGTATCACTAA
- the LOC135204332 gene encoding glycine-rich protein 1-like produces MVLKAFVVSLLVIGALCEDKKESADRDKRGYAIGHGGGGGGYGGGHGGGYGGGGSYVVVGGGYSGGHGPSASDVANQAAAQATAAAAGLGGAAHAAGGRAAAAAAAAASAAAQTAQFAAASKKAQAAQVTQAAQGAQAAAFAEGSLASKASIAYQAAKTTASMAQTLAANVAQILAEGRALANQAANSHAEQENFLSAQRTMAWQAKQAANALNQQQYIVLNDLEDAAGAAAQAQAAATKAISKAKGSYGHGGYGH; encoded by the coding sequence GACAAGAGAGGCTACGCTATCGGAcacggaggaggtggaggaggctaCGGCGGAGGGCACGGTGGAGGCTACGGCGGCGGTGGGAGCTACGTCGTCGTCGGGGGAGGCTACAGTGGAGGACACGGCCCCAGCGCTTCCGACGTCGCCAACCAAGCTGCTGCTCAAGCAACAGCTGCTGCGGCAGGATTAGGAGGTGCTGCCCATGCTGCCGGCGGGAGAGCTGCGGCTGCAGCCGCAGCAGCTGCCTCAGCTGCTGCCCAGACCGCCCAGTTTGCAGCTGCCAGCAAGAAAGCTCAGGCTGCCCAGGTAACACAGGCTGCCCAGGGGGCACAAGCCGCTGCCTTCGCCGAAGGCTCTCTGGCCTCCAAAGCTAGCATCGCCTACCAGGCTGCCAAAACGACGGCCTCCATGGCCCAGACGCTGGCTGCCAACGTAGCCCAGATCCTGGCAGAAGGTCGGGCTCTGGCCAACCAGGCTGCCAACAGCCACGCCGAGCAGGAGAACTTCCTGAGCGCCCAGCGAACCATGGCGTGGCAGGCGAAGCAGGCAGCCAACGCCCTCAACCAGCAGCAGTACATAGTTCTCAACGACCTGGAAGACGCGGCAGGAGCTGCCGCTCAGGCCCAAGCAGCTGCCACGAAGGCCATCTCGAAGGCCAAGGGTAGCTATGGACACGGGGGGTACGGCCACTGA